The proteins below are encoded in one region of Pseudomonas sp. SCB32:
- a CDS encoding CoA-acylating methylmalonate-semialdehyde dehydrogenase, giving the protein MTTTAPTVKLFLDGKPVESTTSEWRDVINPATQEVLARVPFATPEEVDRAVASAKAAFKSWKKTPIGARARIFLKYQQLIRENMKELAAILTAEQGKTLPDAEGDVFRGLEVVEHAAGIGNLQLGELANNVAGGVDTFTLLQPIGVCAGITPFNFPAMIPLWMFPMAIATGNTFVLKPSEQDPMVTMRLVELAHEAGVPPGVLNVIHGGPDVVNAICDHPDIKAVSFVGSTRVGTHVYNRASQAGKRVQCMMGAKNHAIVLPDANKEQSLNAIAGAAFGAAGQRCMALSVVILVGEANAWIPDLVAKARSLKVSGGTEANTDVGPLVSCAALDRVSGLIERGAQEGAKLELDGRNPQVAGYAKGNFVGPTLFSGVTPQMTIYREEIFGPVLCVVSAKTFDEAIELINANPNGNGTALFTRSGAAARHFKEEIDVGQVGINVPIPVPVPMFSFTGSRGSKLGDLGPYGKQVVQFYTQTKTVTERWFDENEVGGAVNTTIHLK; this is encoded by the coding sequence ATGACCACAACTGCCCCGACCGTCAAACTCTTCCTCGACGGCAAGCCCGTCGAGTCCACCACCTCCGAATGGCGCGATGTGATCAACCCCGCCACCCAGGAAGTCCTCGCCCGTGTGCCTTTCGCCACCCCCGAGGAAGTCGACCGCGCCGTGGCCAGCGCCAAGGCCGCGTTCAAGAGCTGGAAGAAGACCCCCATCGGCGCCCGTGCGCGCATCTTCCTCAAGTACCAGCAGCTGATCCGCGAGAACATGAAGGAGCTGGCGGCGATCCTCACCGCCGAACAGGGCAAGACCCTGCCCGACGCCGAAGGCGATGTGTTCCGCGGCCTGGAAGTGGTCGAGCACGCAGCCGGCATCGGCAACCTGCAGCTGGGCGAGCTGGCCAACAACGTGGCCGGCGGCGTGGATACCTTCACCCTGCTGCAACCCATCGGCGTCTGCGCCGGTATCACCCCCTTCAACTTCCCGGCAATGATTCCGCTGTGGATGTTCCCGATGGCGATCGCCACCGGCAACACCTTCGTCCTCAAGCCGTCCGAACAGGACCCGATGGTGACCATGCGCCTGGTCGAGCTGGCCCATGAAGCCGGGGTACCGCCGGGTGTGCTGAACGTCATCCATGGCGGCCCGGACGTGGTGAACGCCATCTGCGACCACCCGGACATCAAGGCCGTTTCCTTCGTCGGCTCGACCCGTGTCGGCACCCACGTCTACAACCGCGCCTCGCAGGCCGGCAAGCGCGTGCAGTGCATGATGGGCGCGAAGAACCACGCCATCGTGCTGCCCGACGCCAACAAGGAGCAGAGCCTCAACGCCATCGCCGGCGCCGCCTTCGGTGCCGCCGGGCAACGCTGCATGGCGCTGTCGGTGGTCATCCTGGTGGGCGAGGCCAACGCGTGGATTCCCGACCTGGTGGCCAAGGCCAGGAGCCTCAAGGTCAGCGGCGGCACCGAGGCCAACACCGACGTCGGCCCGCTGGTTTCCTGCGCGGCACTTGACCGCGTCAGCGGCCTGATCGAACGCGGCGCCCAGGAAGGCGCCAAGCTGGAACTGGACGGCCGCAACCCGCAGGTGGCCGGCTACGCCAAGGGCAACTTCGTCGGCCCGACCCTGTTCTCCGGTGTCACCCCGCAGATGACCATCTACCGCGAGGAAATCTTCGGCCCGGTGCTCTGCGTGGTGTCGGCGAAGACCTTCGACGAGGCCATCGAGCTGATCAACGCCAACCCCAACGGCAACGGTACCGCCCTGTTCACCCGCTCCGGCGCGGCTGCGCGGCACTTCAAGGAAGAGATCGACGTCGGCCAGGTCGGCATCAACGTACCGATCCCGGTACCGGTGCCGATGTTCTCCTTCACCGGCTCGCGCGGCTCCAAGCTGGGCGACCTCGGCCCGTACGGTAAGCAGGTGGTGCAGTTCTACACCCAGACCAAGACCGTCACCGAACGCTGGTTCGACGAGAACGAGGTCGGCGGCGCGGTGAACACCACCATCCACCTCAAGTAA
- a CDS encoding LysR family transcriptional regulator: protein MDWDNLRFFLELSRAGKLTVAARRLGVDHTTVARRLQALEKSIGAQLLVREPGGYRLTEAGHGLLPQAEAMESACKVIEKRLAGAEDNLSGKVRIGATEGYGSTLLTSQLVELNRRHPHLGVDLLAVPRALQLSRHEADIVITLERPGRGPYIITRLTDYVLRLYASKDYLAERGPIRNRDDLREHALVGYVDDLLYSKELQYLDEIGRPLHMALRCTSILAQQRAVAQGAGLAILPAFAASEDLSLQPVLAGEIEFVRTFWMLMPTELKDIARMRTTWDFLREKAEGSQEVLMGRVG, encoded by the coding sequence ATGGATTGGGATAACCTGCGTTTCTTCCTCGAACTCTCCCGCGCCGGCAAGCTCACCGTCGCCGCCCGTCGCCTGGGCGTGGACCACACCACGGTCGCCCGCCGGTTGCAGGCGCTGGAGAAGAGTATTGGCGCGCAACTGCTGGTGCGCGAGCCGGGCGGCTACCGGCTGACCGAAGCCGGCCACGGCCTGCTGCCCCAGGCCGAGGCGATGGAAAGCGCCTGCAAGGTGATTGAGAAACGCCTGGCGGGAGCCGAGGACAATCTTTCCGGCAAGGTGCGCATCGGCGCCACCGAGGGCTATGGCTCGACGCTGCTGACCTCGCAACTGGTGGAACTGAACCGGCGCCACCCGCACCTGGGCGTTGACCTGCTGGCGGTGCCGCGCGCGTTGCAGCTGTCGCGCCACGAGGCGGACATCGTGATCACCCTGGAGCGCCCCGGCCGTGGGCCGTACATCATTACCCGGCTGACCGACTACGTGCTGCGCCTGTACGCCTCGAAGGACTATCTCGCCGAGCGCGGGCCGATCCGCAACCGCGACGACCTGCGCGAGCACGCGCTGGTCGGTTACGTCGACGACCTGCTCTACAGCAAGGAGCTGCAATACCTCGACGAGATCGGCCGGCCGCTGCACATGGCGCTGCGCTGCACCAGCATCCTCGCCCAGCAGCGCGCGGTGGCGCAGGGCGCGGGGCTGGCGATCCTTCCGGCGTTCGCGGCGAGCGAAGACCTGTCGCTGCAGCCGGTGCTGGCGGGGGAGATCGAATTCGTGCGGACCTTCTGGATGCTGATGCCCACCGAGCTCAAGGACATCGCGCGGATGCGCACCACCTGGGATTTTCTGCGGGAGAAGGCGGAGGGGAGCCAGGAGGTGTTGATGGGGCGGGTGGGGTAG
- a CDS encoding YebC/PmpR family DNA-binding transcriptional regulator yields the protein MGAQWKAKHKEAAANAKGRVFGKLSKEIMIAARNGADPDMNPKLRLVVEQAKKASMPRDTLERAIKKGAGLLDGGASFERVVYEGFAPHRVPVIVECLTDNVNRTVAEIRVLFRKGQLGASGSVAWDFDYLGMVEATPASADADPELAAIEAGAQDFEPGEEDGDTLFLTDSTDLDAVCRALPEHGFTVASAKLGYKAKNPVSLSDAELEEVEAFLDALDGNDDVQNLYVGLA from the coding sequence ATGGGCGCCCAGTGGAAAGCCAAACATAAAGAAGCCGCAGCCAACGCCAAGGGCCGCGTGTTCGGCAAACTGTCGAAGGAAATCATGATCGCCGCGCGCAACGGCGCCGACCCCGACATGAACCCGAAACTGCGTCTCGTGGTGGAACAGGCGAAGAAGGCCTCCATGCCGCGCGACACCCTGGAGCGTGCGATCAAGAAAGGCGCCGGCCTGCTGGACGGCGGCGCCAGCTTCGAGCGCGTGGTCTACGAAGGCTTCGCCCCGCACCGCGTGCCGGTGATCGTCGAGTGCCTGACCGACAACGTGAACCGCACCGTTGCGGAAATCCGCGTTCTGTTCCGCAAGGGCCAGTTGGGCGCCTCCGGCTCGGTGGCCTGGGACTTCGATTACCTGGGCATGGTCGAGGCCACCCCGGCCAGCGCTGACGCCGATCCGGAACTGGCCGCCATCGAAGCCGGCGCCCAGGACTTCGAGCCGGGCGAGGAAGACGGCGACACCCTGTTCCTCACCGACTCCACCGATCTGGATGCCGTCTGCCGCGCCCTGCCGGAGCACGGCTTCACCGTGGCCTCGGCCAAGCTGGGCTACAAGGCGAAGAACCCGGTCAGCCTGTCCGACGCCGAACTGGAAGAAGTCGAAGCCTTCCTCGATGCCCTGGACGGCAACGACGACGTGCAGAACCTTTACGTCGGATTGGCGTAA
- a CDS encoding PaaI family thioesterase: MNAIADLGYPEGFQPLQRRSPLLDLLGPFLVRGEGDLLELGLLLDERHTNSRGGVHGGILATLADIGMGYAMAFASQPPQPLVTASLTLNYVSSAQVGDWLSIRLLHSRRGRQMAFANALLSVGDKVVAQASAVFAVPTER, translated from the coding sequence ATGAACGCGATCGCGGATCTCGGCTACCCAGAAGGTTTCCAGCCGCTGCAACGGCGCAGCCCGCTGCTCGACCTGCTCGGGCCATTCCTGGTGCGCGGCGAAGGCGATTTGCTGGAACTGGGCCTGTTGCTCGACGAGCGCCACACCAACAGCCGGGGCGGCGTGCACGGCGGCATTCTCGCCACGCTGGCGGACATCGGCATGGGCTACGCCATGGCTTTCGCCAGCCAGCCGCCGCAACCGCTGGTCACCGCCAGCCTGACCCTGAACTACGTCTCCAGCGCGCAGGTCGGCGACTGGCTGAGCATCCGCCTGCTGCACAGCCGGCGCGGCAGGCAGATGGCCTTTGCCAATGCCCTGCTGTCGGTGGGTGACAAGGTGGTGGCCCAGGCCAGCGCGGTATTCGCGGTGCCAACTGAACGCTGA
- a CDS encoding RNA polymerase sigma factor — protein sequence MKFPTFEPEQLQRAQQGEPTALDALLLALQAPVYNLALRMLGRREDAQDASQEILLRITTHLASFRGDSLFSTWAFRIASNALLTARTKVRETPTVSLEALAEKLDLGLRLADANERPLEPADKLAAERIALACTQGMLMCLEREQRLAYVLDIAFGLDSEAAAAVLEIAPAAYRKRLSRARQRLDEFMQQHCGLVNPQAPCSCERQALALPAGANDTRKAESELLALTRLADAAAVFRAHPDYQVPQRVIETVRAVLQQHSGGWQ from the coding sequence GTGAAATTCCCCACCTTCGAACCCGAGCAACTGCAGCGCGCCCAGCAAGGCGAACCCACTGCCCTCGACGCACTGCTGCTGGCCTTGCAGGCTCCGGTCTACAACCTCGCCCTGCGCATGCTCGGCCGCCGTGAAGACGCCCAGGACGCCAGCCAGGAAATCCTCCTGCGCATTACCACGCATCTCGCCAGCTTCCGTGGCGACAGCCTGTTTTCCACCTGGGCCTTCCGCATCGCCAGCAATGCGCTGCTGACGGCGCGCACCAAGGTCCGCGAGACACCCACCGTGTCGCTGGAGGCCCTGGCGGAAAAGCTCGACCTTGGCCTGCGCCTGGCCGACGCCAACGAACGCCCGCTGGAGCCGGCGGACAAGCTCGCCGCCGAGCGCATCGCCCTGGCCTGCACCCAGGGCATGCTGATGTGCCTGGAGCGCGAACAGCGCCTGGCCTATGTGCTGGACATCGCCTTCGGCCTGGATTCGGAGGCGGCGGCCGCAGTGCTGGAGATCGCCCCGGCGGCCTACCGCAAGCGCCTGTCGCGGGCGCGCCAGCGGCTGGATGAGTTCATGCAGCAGCATTGCGGGCTGGTCAATCCGCAGGCGCCCTGCTCCTGCGAACGCCAGGCCCTGGCTTTGCCGGCCGGCGCGAACGATACCCGCAAGGCCGAGAGCGAACTGCTCGCCCTCACCCGCCTGGCGGACGCGGCGGCGGTGTTCCGCGCCCATCCGGATTATCAGGTGCCCCAGCGGGTGATCGAGACCGTGCGTGCCGTGCTGCAGCAGCACAGCGGAGGCTGGCAATGA
- a CDS encoding PLP-dependent aminotransferase family protein — protein sequence MLLLDPTSDIPLVTQIVDGIAQAIDEQRLRPGAKLPSIRKFAQANGVSHFTVVEAYDRLVARGCLNAVPNAGFYVRGPAADDSAGSEAPPEFDFDAHLLLHKVFQPLGMELRPGVGLLPEHWLDGEGLLRGLRSLAREEPTQFGNYGHSKGNPKLRGKLADRLADAGVAASPEQILLTAGASQALDLAVRYLVQRGDPVLVDEPGYHNLFLNLRLQGAQLLGVPRSADGLDLDRLEQLAREHRPKVYFTQARLQSPTGGSLSLAASHRLLQLAEKYDFLIVENDIYADLDPAGQLLLANLDQLARVIYIGSLSKVIAPALRTGFIAAHPELIEELVPLKMVSGLTSSELTETLALDILLQGRHRKHVKQLRDQLSEAHDSVARRLEAAGLKIFHEPRAGLFLWARHRAVDDATLLAGRAKEAKILLFPGQLFMPDGRSVPWMRFNVAHSLDERLYAFLAAQSESTL from the coding sequence ATGCTGCTGCTCGACCCCACCTCGGACATTCCCCTGGTCACCCAGATCGTCGACGGCATCGCCCAGGCCATCGACGAGCAGCGCCTGCGCCCCGGCGCCAAGCTGCCCTCGATCCGCAAGTTCGCCCAGGCCAACGGCGTCAGCCACTTCACCGTGGTCGAGGCCTATGACCGACTGGTGGCGCGCGGCTGCCTGAACGCCGTGCCCAACGCCGGCTTCTACGTGCGCGGCCCGGCGGCCGACGACAGCGCCGGCAGCGAAGCGCCGCCGGAGTTCGATTTCGACGCGCACCTGCTGCTGCACAAGGTGTTCCAGCCGCTGGGCATGGAGCTGCGCCCCGGCGTCGGCTTGCTGCCCGAGCACTGGCTCGATGGCGAAGGCCTGCTGCGCGGGCTGCGCAGTCTGGCACGGGAGGAACCCACGCAGTTTGGTAACTACGGCCACAGCAAGGGCAATCCGAAGCTGCGCGGCAAGCTGGCTGACCGCCTGGCCGACGCCGGCGTGGCCGCCAGCCCCGAGCAGATCCTGCTGACGGCCGGCGCCAGCCAGGCGCTGGACCTGGCCGTGCGCTACCTGGTGCAGCGCGGCGACCCGGTGCTGGTGGACGAGCCGGGCTACCACAACCTGTTCCTCAACCTGCGCCTGCAGGGCGCGCAGCTGCTGGGTGTGCCGCGCAGCGCCGACGGACTGGACCTGGACCGCCTGGAGCAGTTGGCCCGCGAACACCGGCCCAAGGTCTACTTCACCCAGGCGCGGCTGCAGAGCCCCACCGGCGGCAGCCTGTCCCTGGCGGCCAGCCACCGCCTGCTGCAACTGGCGGAGAAATACGATTTCCTCATCGTCGAGAACGACATCTATGCCGACCTCGACCCCGCCGGCCAATTGCTGCTGGCCAACCTCGACCAGCTCGCGCGGGTGATCTACATCGGCAGCCTGTCGAAGGTCATCGCCCCGGCGCTGCGCACCGGCTTCATCGCCGCTCACCCGGAGCTGATCGAGGAGCTGGTGCCGCTGAAGATGGTCAGCGGCCTGACCAGCTCGGAACTCACCGAGACCCTGGCGCTGGACATCCTCCTCCAGGGTCGCCACCGCAAGCACGTGAAGCAGCTGCGCGATCAGCTCAGCGAGGCCCACGACAGCGTGGCGCGGCGCCTGGAGGCGGCAGGCCTGAAGATCTTCCATGAGCCGCGCGCGGGATTGTTCCTCTGGGCCCGGCACCGCGCCGTGGACGACGCCACCCTGCTCGCCGGTCGCGCCAAGGAAGCGAAGATCCTGCTGTTCCCCGGCCAGCTGTTCATGCCCGACGGCCGCAGCGTGCCTTGGATGCGCTTCAACGTCGCGCATTCGCTGGATGAGCGGCTTTACGCTTTTCTCGCAGCGCAGAGCGAGAGCACCTTGTAG
- a CDS encoding class II aldolase/adducin family protein gives MRDTAYNIDPSSISAEEWQARCDLAALYRLIAHFRWTDHIDTHISARVPGEPGHYLINRYGVLFHEMRASDLVKVDHAGDVIDPRFGPKSVNRAGFNIHSAVHAAREDVACVIHTHTAAGIAVSAQEDGLLPISQHALKFYNRLGYHDYEGIALDPEERSRLVNDLGSHMVMILRNHGLLATGRCIAEAFNQIYFLERACQAQVQALAGGRQLRYPPPAVCERVAVQEEEALTDGLHLLAWESALRLIEDGEAVYRT, from the coding sequence ATGCGTGACACAGCTTACAACATCGACCCGTCGAGTATTTCCGCCGAAGAGTGGCAGGCGCGTTGCGACCTCGCCGCGCTGTACCGGCTGATCGCGCATTTCCGCTGGACCGATCACATCGATACCCATATCTCCGCGCGGGTGCCGGGCGAGCCGGGGCATTACCTGATCAATCGCTATGGCGTGCTGTTCCACGAAATGCGTGCCTCGGACCTGGTGAAGGTCGACCACGCCGGTGACGTCATCGACCCGCGCTTCGGCCCAAAGAGCGTCAACCGCGCCGGCTTCAACATCCACTCGGCCGTGCATGCCGCCCGTGAAGACGTGGCCTGCGTGATCCACACCCACACCGCCGCCGGTATCGCCGTGTCCGCCCAGGAAGACGGCTTGCTGCCGATCAGTCAGCACGCGCTGAAGTTCTACAACCGCCTGGGCTACCACGACTACGAAGGCATCGCCCTGGACCCGGAAGAGCGCTCCCGCCTGGTCAACGACCTGGGCAGCCACATGGTGATGATCCTGCGCAACCACGGCTTGCTGGCCACCGGCCGCTGCATCGCTGAAGCCTTCAACCAGATCTACTTCCTCGAACGCGCCTGCCAGGCACAGGTCCAGGCCCTGGCCGGCGGCCGCCAGCTGCGCTACCCGCCGCCCGCGGTGTGCGAGCGCGTCGCCGTGCAAGAGGAGGAGGCGCTGACCGACGGCCTGCACCTGCTGGCCTGGGAATCGGCGCTGCGCCTGATCGAGGACGGTGAGGCCGTCTACCGTACTTGA
- a CDS encoding ABC transporter substrate-binding protein produces the protein MKNPILGALLMGVASGAMAADLTVISFGGTSKDVQTEAFYKPFEKAEGMKVIAGEYNGEMGKIKAMVDTGSVNWDVVQVEGPELLRGCEEGLFEPLDPAKLGKTGDYVPGTVSDCGAGLLVWSMAMAYDAKRLPNGPTGWADFWDTQKFPGKRSLRKGAKYTLEIALLADGVKKEDLYKVLATNEGVDRAFRKLDQIKPSIQWWESGAQPMQFLASGDVVMSTAYNGRVFAAQEEGAPMKVVWNGSLYAIDSWAIPKGSPNKKAAEDFIAFSLKPEQQKIHTVKLGYGSVNLGTTSLLDPKLVERLNTAPANLEQAVPVNFAFWVDHGEDLEQRFNAWAAKG, from the coding sequence ATGAAGAACCCTATTCTGGGAGCCCTGCTCATGGGCGTGGCGTCCGGCGCCATGGCCGCGGACCTGACCGTGATCTCCTTCGGCGGCACGAGCAAGGACGTGCAGACCGAAGCGTTCTACAAACCCTTCGAGAAAGCCGAGGGGATGAAGGTGATCGCCGGCGAGTACAACGGTGAGATGGGCAAGATCAAGGCCATGGTCGACACCGGCAGCGTCAACTGGGACGTCGTGCAGGTCGAAGGGCCGGAGCTGCTGCGCGGCTGCGAGGAAGGCCTGTTCGAACCGCTCGACCCGGCGAAGCTGGGCAAGACCGGGGACTACGTGCCAGGCACCGTCTCCGATTGCGGCGCCGGCCTGCTGGTGTGGTCGATGGCCATGGCCTATGACGCCAAGCGCCTGCCCAACGGCCCGACCGGTTGGGCGGATTTCTGGGATACGCAGAAATTCCCCGGCAAGCGCTCGCTGCGCAAGGGCGCCAAATACACCCTGGAAATCGCCCTGCTGGCTGATGGGGTGAAGAAGGAAGACCTGTACAAGGTGCTGGCGACGAACGAAGGCGTGGACCGCGCCTTCCGGAAGCTCGACCAGATCAAGCCGTCGATCCAGTGGTGGGAATCCGGCGCCCAGCCGATGCAGTTCCTCGCCAGTGGTGACGTGGTGATGAGCACCGCGTACAACGGCCGCGTATTCGCCGCCCAGGAAGAGGGCGCGCCGATGAAGGTGGTGTGGAATGGCAGCCTGTACGCCATCGACTCCTGGGCCATTCCCAAGGGCAGCCCGAACAAGAAGGCCGCCGAGGACTTCATCGCCTTCTCGCTGAAGCCCGAGCAGCAGAAGATCCATACCGTGAAGCTGGGCTATGGCTCGGTCAACCTGGGCACCACCTCGCTGCTCGATCCGAAACTGGTGGAGCGGCTGAATACGGCGCCGGCGAACCTGGAGCAGGCGGTGCCGGTGAACTTCGCCTTCTGGGTGGATCATGGCGAAGACCTGGAACAGCGCTTCAATGCCTGGGCGGCGAAGGGCTGA
- a CDS encoding bifunctional 2-polyprenyl-6-hydroxyphenol methylase/3-demethylubiquinol 3-O-methyltransferase UbiG, with protein sequence MSLDDQTLRDISRLTLEHYQATANAFREGTWEHDVSQNIAALLRHIQAEPPFALLDFGCGPGRDLCVFRSMGHTPVGLDGCPNFVAMAREASGCEVWQQDFLALDLPAGHFDGIYANASLFHVPRQELPRVLGQLHAALKPGGVLFASNPRGENAEGWNGPRYGSYHDWENWKQLLEAASFAELEHYYRPAGLPREQQPWLASVWRKV encoded by the coding sequence ATGAGCCTCGACGACCAGACCCTGCGCGATATTTCCCGGCTGACCCTGGAGCATTACCAGGCCACCGCAAACGCCTTCCGCGAAGGCACCTGGGAGCACGATGTCAGCCAGAACATCGCCGCCCTGCTGCGCCATATCCAGGCCGAGCCGCCTTTTGCCCTGCTCGATTTCGGCTGCGGCCCCGGCCGCGACCTGTGCGTGTTCCGCTCCATGGGCCACACGCCGGTCGGGCTGGACGGTTGCCCGAACTTCGTCGCCATGGCCCGTGAAGCCAGCGGGTGCGAGGTATGGCAGCAGGACTTCCTCGCCCTCGACCTGCCCGCCGGGCACTTCGATGGCATCTATGCCAATGCCAGCCTGTTCCATGTGCCACGCCAGGAGCTGCCGCGCGTGCTCGGCCAGTTGCACGCCGCACTGAAGCCGGGCGGCGTGCTGTTCGCCTCCAACCCGCGTGGCGAAAACGCCGAGGGCTGGAACGGGCCGCGCTACGGTTCCTATCACGATTGGGAGAACTGGAAGCAGTTGCTGGAGGCCGCCAGCTTTGCGGAGCTGGAACACTACTACCGGCCGGCGGGGCTGCCGCGTGAGCAGCAGCCTTGGTTGGCGAGTGTGTGGCGGAAGGTGTAG
- a CDS encoding 2OG-Fe(II) oxygenase, producing the protein MTALARQIGELDWPSLAAQLDASGQALIPGLLSSAQCEALRALYDQDTGFRSRVVMARHNFGLGEYRYFAYPLPALVQALREAFYPPLRSIANTWHERMETGIDYPEKHADFLAQCHGAGQVRPTPLLLRYGVGDYNCLHQDLYGELAFPLQVAILLSRPGEEFEGGEFVLTEQRPRMQSRVEVVPLRQGDAVVFAVAQRPVAGVRGYHRVNLRHGVSRLRSGQRFTLGVIFHDAL; encoded by the coding sequence ATGACCGCACTTGCACGACAAATCGGCGAACTGGACTGGCCGAGCCTGGCCGCGCAACTCGACGCCAGTGGCCAGGCGCTGATTCCCGGCCTGCTCAGTTCGGCCCAGTGCGAGGCATTGCGCGCGCTCTACGACCAGGACACGGGATTCCGCAGTCGGGTGGTGATGGCCCGGCACAATTTCGGCCTGGGCGAGTACCGCTACTTCGCCTATCCCTTGCCGGCGTTGGTGCAGGCCCTTCGCGAGGCCTTCTACCCGCCGTTGCGGAGCATCGCCAATACCTGGCACGAGCGCATGGAAACCGGAATCGACTACCCGGAGAAGCACGCCGACTTTCTCGCCCAATGCCACGGCGCCGGCCAGGTGCGACCAACGCCCTTGCTCCTGCGCTACGGCGTCGGCGATTACAACTGCCTGCACCAGGATCTCTACGGCGAACTGGCCTTTCCATTGCAGGTTGCCATCCTGCTGTCCCGACCCGGCGAGGAGTTCGAGGGCGGCGAGTTCGTCCTCACCGAGCAACGGCCGCGCATGCAGTCGCGGGTGGAAGTGGTGCCGCTCAGGCAGGGCGATGCCGTGGTGTTCGCCGTGGCCCAGCGGCCGGTGGCGGGCGTGCGTGGCTACCACCGGGTGAACCTGCGCCACGGTGTCAGCCGCCTGCGCAGTGGTCAGCGCTTCACCCTCGGGGTGATCTTCCACGACGCGCTCTGA
- a CDS encoding SH3 domain-containing protein, whose translation MQYDVIQPHRSAYPEPITFASGAALTVGERYEGGEGWQDWYFCSTSGQKDGWVPAQVFRLTAPGSGIATEDYTARELDVEVGERLEGGRDLGGWRWCCRAGGESGWVPLACLRAVDLSSADRA comes from the coding sequence ATGCAGTACGACGTCATCCAGCCCCACCGCAGCGCATATCCCGAACCGATCACCTTCGCCAGCGGCGCGGCTCTGACCGTGGGTGAGCGCTATGAAGGCGGGGAAGGCTGGCAGGACTGGTACTTCTGCTCGACCTCCGGGCAGAAGGATGGCTGGGTGCCGGCGCAGGTTTTCCGGCTGACCGCACCGGGTAGCGGAATCGCAACGGAGGACTATACCGCCCGCGAGCTCGATGTCGAGGTTGGCGAGCGGCTGGAGGGTGGCCGGGATCTGGGTGGCTGGCGCTGGTGCTGCCGGGCCGGCGGCGAATCAGGCTGGGTGCCGCTGGCGTGCCTGCGGGCGGTCGACCTCAGTTCGGCCGACCGAGCTTGA